Proteins from a genomic interval of Phenylobacterium sp. LH3H17:
- a CDS encoding helix-turn-helix domain-containing protein, protein MGPWEKIVGANVRRLRTERGLTQEQLAFEAGIAMRYIGMIERAETSATVGMLGKLAAVLGVEPGALLSATESPA, encoded by the coding sequence ATGGGTCCGTGGGAGAAAATCGTTGGCGCCAACGTGCGCCGCCTACGCACAGAGCGCGGCCTTACCCAGGAACAACTGGCCTTCGAGGCTGGGATCGCGATGCGCTACATCGGCATGATCGAACGTGCCGAGACTTCAGCGACCGTGGGGATGTTGGGAAAACTGGCGGCGGTTTTGGGGGTGGAGCCAGGGGCGCTGCTTAGCGCGACCGAAAGCCCTGCTTGA
- a CDS encoding DUF6471 domain-containing protein — protein MAYSAANASSSDIRKTFASESDRMMMFIALGDMGLGKEWEERAKGLLKGKLKRRQVGYAQLAVRLDAMGITESSANIANKISRGAFTAVCLLQCMEAIGPRLRMGED, from the coding sequence ATGGCCTACAGCGCCGCGAATGCTTCGTCCTCTGACATTCGGAAGACGTTCGCCAGCGAGAGCGACCGGATGATGATGTTCATCGCGCTAGGAGATATGGGCCTGGGAAAGGAGTGGGAGGAACGGGCGAAGGGATTGCTCAAGGGCAAACTTAAGCGACGCCAGGTCGGCTATGCCCAGCTAGCCGTCCGCCTTGACGCCATGGGGATCACAGAGAGCTCGGCCAACATCGCCAACAAGATCAGCCGTGGCGCCTTCACAGCCGTCTGCCTCCTCCAATGCATGGAAGCCATTGGGCCTAGGCTGAGAATGGGTGAGGACTAG
- the gshB gene encoding glutathione synthase has translation MSLKVAVQMDPLEAVNIEGDTTFLMLENAQARGHELFVYTPDRLAMEDGKVFTRGRSVTVERVKGAHARFGPWEVRELAEFDVILLRQDPPFDMAYITSTHFLDKVHPQTLVVNNPAEVRNAPEKLFVTDFPGVQPPTLITSDIEAIYDFRDRHGDIVLKPLYGLGGSGVARLLADDPNLDAMLDLHRAIGREPVIAQKFLPAVSKGDKRILLVDGEAVGGINRVPKAGQIRSNLAVGGVAEAVELSARDLELCAIIGPELKRRGLMFVGIDVIGDYMTEINVTSPTGAQALKRFSGIDATEVMWKRIEALRAKA, from the coding sequence ATGTCGTTGAAGGTCGCCGTCCAGATGGACCCCCTCGAGGCCGTCAATATCGAGGGCGACACGACCTTCCTCATGCTGGAGAACGCCCAGGCGCGGGGCCACGAGCTGTTCGTCTACACTCCGGACCGGCTGGCCATGGAGGATGGCAAGGTCTTCACCCGCGGCCGTTCGGTGACCGTCGAGCGCGTCAAGGGCGCCCATGCCAGGTTCGGACCCTGGGAGGTGCGCGAACTGGCCGAGTTCGACGTCATCCTGCTGCGCCAGGACCCGCCGTTCGACATGGCCTACATCACCTCGACCCATTTCCTGGACAAGGTGCATCCCCAGACCCTGGTGGTGAACAACCCCGCCGAGGTGCGCAACGCGCCCGAGAAGCTGTTCGTCACCGACTTCCCCGGCGTCCAGCCCCCGACCCTGATCACCTCCGACATCGAGGCGATCTACGACTTCCGCGACCGGCACGGGGACATCGTGCTGAAGCCGCTCTACGGCCTGGGCGGCTCGGGGGTGGCGCGGCTGCTGGCGGACGACCCCAATCTCGACGCGATGCTGGACCTGCACCGGGCCATAGGCCGCGAGCCGGTGATCGCCCAGAAGTTCCTGCCCGCCGTGTCCAAGGGCGACAAGCGCATCCTGCTGGTGGACGGCGAGGCGGTCGGCGGCATCAACAGGGTGCCAAAGGCCGGCCAGATCCGCTCCAACCTCGCCGTCGGCGGCGTCGCCGAGGCCGTGGAGCTGTCGGCCCGCGACCTGGAACTGTGCGCCATCATCGGTCCCGAGCTGAAGCGACGCGGCCTGATGTTCGTCGGCATCGACGTGATCGGCGACTACATGACCGAGATCAACGTCACCTCTCCGACCGGCGCCCAGGCCCTGAAACGCTTCAGCGGGATCGACGCGACCGAGGTCATGTGGAAACGGATTGAAGCCCTCCGCGCCAAGGCTTAG
- a CDS encoding SirB1 family protein — protein MTREDAETLLKEAGRAGDGDFPLLEAAIACAVHEDPERDPDAARDLARFGVERLTERLALESPEEALAEAMAGDLRLGGDLFTYEHPDNADVVAVATRRKGLPVALGVFYLHVARKCGLTVQGVDFPGHFLLRIETAEGPLAMDPFSEGRVVLPSELTRRALHAGLTPNVADRLDRLMAPASDRDVLIRLQNNIFARASNARDFPRAERAALRRALLDPADHRPWLDVAAAREGQGALAGAMEALTHAGTLDGGAALAARAQRERVRLRLN, from the coding sequence ATGACCCGAGAAGACGCTGAAACCCTGCTGAAGGAAGCCGGCCGCGCCGGCGACGGCGACTTCCCGCTGCTGGAGGCCGCCATCGCCTGCGCCGTGCACGAGGATCCCGAGCGCGATCCGGACGCCGCCCGCGACCTGGCCCGCTTCGGGGTCGAGCGCCTGACCGAGCGCCTGGCCCTCGAGAGCCCGGAAGAGGCCCTGGCCGAGGCCATGGCCGGCGACCTGCGCCTGGGCGGCGACCTGTTCACCTACGAGCATCCCGACAACGCCGACGTCGTGGCCGTGGCCACCCGGCGCAAGGGCCTGCCCGTGGCGCTGGGGGTGTTCTACCTGCATGTGGCGCGCAAGTGCGGCCTGACCGTCCAGGGAGTCGATTTCCCCGGCCACTTCCTGCTGCGCATCGAGACCGCCGAGGGACCGCTGGCCATGGACCCGTTCAGCGAGGGCCGGGTGGTGCTGCCCTCCGAGCTCACCCGCCGGGCCCTGCACGCCGGCCTGACCCCCAACGTGGCCGACCGGCTGGACCGGCTGATGGCGCCGGCCAGCGACCGCGATGTGCTGATCCGTCTGCAGAACAACATCTTCGCCCGCGCCAGCAACGCCCGCGACTTCCCCCGCGCCGAGCGCGCCGCCCTGCGCCGCGCCCTGCTCGATCCCGCCGACCACCGCCCCTGGCTGGACGTCGCCGCCGCCCGCGAGGGCCAGGGCGCGCTGGCCGGCGCGATGGAGGCCCTGACCCACGCCGGGACCCTGGACGGCGGCGCGGCGCTGGCCGCCCGCGCCCAGCGCGAACGGGTGCGCCTGCGGCTGAACTGA
- a CDS encoding YraN family protein, whose protein sequence is MNPVRQARGTAARLAGRRAEVWAAIWLMAKGYRILGFRLRTPQGEIDLLAQRGQVLAVVEVKQRTTLESALEAVTQTQRDRLRRAGQMLAARRPSLQKLAVRLDLIALAPGKLPIHSRDAWNGA, encoded by the coding sequence GTGAACCCCGTCCGCCAGGCGCGCGGGACCGCGGCGCGGCTGGCCGGCCGCCGGGCCGAGGTCTGGGCGGCGATCTGGCTGATGGCCAAGGGCTACCGCATCCTGGGCTTCCGCCTGCGCACGCCCCAGGGGGAGATCGACCTGCTGGCCCAACGCGGCCAGGTGCTGGCGGTGGTCGAGGTCAAGCAGCGCACGACCCTTGAGTCCGCTCTGGAAGCCGTCACCCAAACCCAGCGCGATCGCCTGCGCCGGGCGGGGCAAATGCTCGCAGCCCGACGGCCCAGCTTGCAAAAACTCGCGGTTCGCCTCGATCTGATCGCGCTCGCGCCCGGCAAGCTTCCGATTCATAGTCGGGACGCTTGGAACGGCGCCTGA
- the rsmI gene encoding 16S rRNA (cytidine(1402)-2'-O)-methyltransferase, translating into MSRHPPPPQLSDAPLAPGLYVVATPIGNLRDITLRALDVLAAADLVLAEDTRVAGKLLHAFGLSKKLERYDEHAAERAGPKALAVLADGGRVALVSDAGTPLVSDPGFLLVREAIAQGSAVYPIPGASALLAGLSVAGLPTDRFLFAGFPPPKSAARRTFFEELAGIRATLVFFEGGSRVAASLADMAAVFGPREAVVARELTKLYETVTRGSLDDLAADPKMVAPKGEFVLMVGPGRVEAATAADADTALLDALARLRPAEAAAEVAKALGLPRRDLYRRAMALKAGDGE; encoded by the coding sequence ATGTCGCGCCATCCCCCACCGCCGCAGCTCTCTGACGCGCCGCTCGCGCCCGGCCTCTATGTGGTGGCCACGCCCATCGGCAACCTGCGCGACATCACCCTTCGGGCCCTCGACGTGCTCGCCGCCGCCGACCTGGTCCTGGCCGAGGACACCCGGGTGGCGGGCAAGCTGCTCCACGCCTTCGGCCTCTCCAAGAAGCTCGAGCGCTATGACGAGCACGCCGCCGAGCGGGCCGGTCCCAAGGCGCTCGCCGTCCTCGCCGATGGCGGCCGGGTGGCCCTGGTGTCGGACGCCGGCACGCCTCTGGTCTCCGATCCCGGCTTCCTGCTGGTGCGCGAGGCGATCGCCCAAGGCTCGGCCGTCTATCCGATCCCCGGCGCCTCGGCCCTGCTGGCGGGGCTGTCCGTGGCCGGATTGCCCACCGACCGCTTCCTGTTCGCGGGCTTCCCACCGCCCAAGAGCGCCGCGCGGCGCACCTTCTTCGAGGAACTGGCCGGAATCCGCGCCACCCTGGTGTTCTTCGAGGGCGGCTCGCGGGTGGCCGCCAGCCTGGCCGACATGGCCGCGGTGTTCGGGCCGCGCGAGGCCGTCGTCGCCCGCGAACTGACCAAGCTCTACGAGACCGTGACCCGTGGGTCGCTGGACGACCTGGCCGCCGATCCCAAGATGGTCGCGCCCAAGGGCGAGTTCGTCCTGATGGTCGGGCCGGGCCGGGTCGAGGCCGCCACCGCCGCCGACGCCGACACCGCCCTGCTCGACGCGCTTGCTCGCCTGCGCCCCGCCGAGGCCGCCGCCGAGGTGGCCAAGGCGCTGGGCCTGCCGCGCCGGGACCTCTACCGCCGTGCCATGGCGCTCAAGGCGGGAGACGGGGAGTGA
- a CDS encoding S9 family peptidase produces MANWALAMAAALVLSGGAASAQAPAAAPAAKPSAAGGLGLTQLALMDRVSDPRLSPDARRVLYNVRATDWAGNRGATALWVIEPDGSRRRLAVSDGGASSGRWAPDGSIYFLSSRGGSNQVWRADRDGQAAAQVTSLPVDVTHFRISADGRDLVLAAAVFLDCSDLACTRDRLKAQADSKSTVRAYDRLPLRPWDTWNDGRRSHLFVQPLNGSGLAQGAPRDLTPGFDGDIPSRPLGGDDAFVISGSHVVFQAQNQGAAEAFTDNADLFRVALAGGAPANLTQANRAPDYAPAISPDGRRLAWLAGRRENVGGDQPAIVVADADGSNPRTIAGDWDRGPGSLRWSSDGRALYATAAENGQQKLFRIEVRSGAVAAVSGTGTVAGFDEARGRLVLTHESFQGPTQIVEGGRALTDHNAAALTGLDLPKAEVFTFPGWNGEPVQGWVFKPAGYVEGRRYPVVYLIHGGPKSPWTDGWSYRWNPQVYAAAGYGVVMVNFHGSPGFGQAFTDSITNHWGDRPLEDLQKGWTAALAANPWMDGDRACAVGASYGGYMVNLIAGRWNGPWRCLVNHAGVFDVAQMMNAMDTANFVSEFGGPAWERPEVYAAFTPNAYVADWKKPMLVLHGSRDFRVPVEQGLATFSALQRKGIESRFVHVPDENHWVLKPQNWMAWQQEILDWTQAHTGPPPAP; encoded by the coding sequence ATGGCGAACTGGGCTCTGGCGATGGCGGCGGCGCTCGTCCTGTCGGGCGGCGCGGCGTCGGCCCAGGCTCCGGCCGCGGCCCCGGCGGCCAAGCCAAGCGCCGCCGGCGGACTGGGCCTGACCCAACTCGCCCTTATGGACCGGGTCTCGGACCCCCGCCTGTCGCCGGACGCCCGGCGCGTCCTCTACAATGTCCGCGCCACCGACTGGGCCGGCAACCGCGGCGCCACGGCCCTCTGGGTGATCGAGCCCGACGGGTCGCGCCGCCGGCTTGCCGTCTCCGATGGCGGGGCGAGCTCGGGCCGCTGGGCGCCGGATGGATCCATCTACTTCCTGTCGAGCCGGGGCGGCTCCAACCAGGTCTGGCGCGCCGACCGCGACGGCCAGGCGGCGGCGCAGGTGACCAGCCTCCCTGTGGACGTCACCCATTTCCGCATCTCGGCCGACGGCCGCGACCTAGTCCTGGCTGCGGCGGTCTTCCTGGACTGTTCCGACCTCGCCTGCACCCGCGACCGCCTGAAGGCCCAGGCCGACAGCAAGTCGACGGTCCGCGCCTATGACCGCCTGCCCCTGCGGCCGTGGGACACGTGGAACGACGGGCGGCGCAGCCACCTGTTCGTCCAGCCCCTCAACGGCTCGGGCCTGGCGCAGGGCGCGCCGCGCGACCTCACGCCCGGCTTCGACGGCGACATCCCGTCGCGGCCGCTGGGCGGCGACGACGCCTTCGTCATCAGCGGTAGCCACGTGGTCTTCCAGGCCCAGAACCAGGGCGCGGCCGAGGCCTTCACCGACAACGCCGACCTGTTCCGCGTGGCCCTCGCCGGCGGCGCGCCGGCAAACCTCACCCAGGCCAACCGCGCGCCTGACTACGCCCCGGCCATCTCTCCCGACGGCCGGCGCCTGGCCTGGCTGGCGGGGCGTCGCGAGAACGTCGGCGGCGACCAGCCGGCGATCGTGGTGGCCGACGCCGACGGGTCCAATCCCCGCACCATCGCCGGAGACTGGGATCGCGGCCCGGGCAGCCTCAGGTGGAGCTCGGACGGCAGGGCGCTCTACGCCACCGCAGCGGAGAACGGGCAGCAGAAGCTGTTCCGCATCGAGGTCCGATCGGGAGCCGTCGCCGCGGTCAGCGGAACCGGAACCGTCGCCGGCTTCGACGAGGCGCGGGGGCGGCTGGTCCTAACGCACGAGAGCTTCCAGGGCCCGACCCAGATCGTCGAAGGCGGCCGCGCCCTGACCGATCACAACGCCGCAGCCCTGACCGGTCTGGACCTGCCGAAGGCCGAGGTATTCACCTTCCCGGGCTGGAACGGCGAGCCGGTGCAGGGCTGGGTGTTCAAGCCGGCGGGCTATGTGGAGGGGCGGCGATACCCCGTAGTCTACCTCATCCACGGCGGCCCCAAGTCGCCCTGGACCGACGGCTGGAGCTACCGCTGGAACCCGCAGGTCTATGCCGCCGCCGGCTATGGCGTGGTGATGGTCAACTTCCACGGCTCCCCTGGATTCGGCCAGGCCTTCACCGATTCGATCACCAACCATTGGGGCGACCGGCCGCTGGAAGACCTGCAGAAGGGCTGGACCGCGGCCCTGGCGGCCAATCCCTGGATGGACGGTGACCGGGCCTGCGCGGTCGGCGCGTCCTACGGCGGTTACATGGTCAACCTGATCGCCGGACGCTGGAACGGGCCCTGGCGCTGCCTGGTGAACCACGCCGGCGTGTTCGACGTGGCCCAGATGATGAACGCCATGGACACGGCCAATTTCGTCAGCGAGTTCGGCGGCCCCGCCTGGGAGCGGCCGGAGGTCTACGCCGCCTTCACCCCCAACGCCTACGTGGCCGACTGGAAGAAGCCGATGCTGGTCCTGCACGGCTCGCGCGACTTCCGCGTGCCGGTGGAGCAGGGCCTGGCTACGTTCTCGGCCCTGCAGCGCAAGGGAATCGAGAGCCGCTTCGTCCACGTGCCGGACGAGAACCACTGGGTGCTCAAGCCCCAGAACTGGATGGCCTGGCAGCAGGAGATCCTGGACTGGACCCAGGCCCATACCGGACCGCCGCCGGCCCCCTGA
- the hemW gene encoding radical SAM family heme chaperone HemW, with translation MSPAPPLGVYVHWPYCARICPYCDFNVVRARGRDEEQARLVQAICADLAAQRELTGPRELVSVFLGGGTPSLMDPDWAGEIVALAKRLWTPADDIEVTLEANPTDAEADRFAGFAAAGVDRLSLGLQSLHDDALKLLGRNHDAAQALRAAEVAARTFPRLSLDLIYARPGQTPLAWAEELQAAIKLGAEHISPYQLTIETGTAFDRAVRRGTLVPPGEDTAADLFETTQQVLEAAGFEAYEVSNHARGSAARSRHNLVYWTGADYVGVGPGAHGRLTLQGRRVATCAQARPADYIAAVAAAGTGFATRETLDPRQTAEERLLSGLRIGPGVAFAEVAALGLSPDHPEVASLVAAGLIADDSLRLRATAAGRLLLDHLTGRLAS, from the coding sequence TTGAGCCCCGCCCCGCCGCTGGGCGTTTATGTCCACTGGCCCTATTGCGCCCGCATCTGCCCCTATTGCGACTTCAACGTCGTCCGCGCGCGAGGCCGCGACGAGGAGCAGGCGCGGCTGGTCCAGGCGATCTGCGCCGACCTCGCCGCCCAGCGCGAGCTGACCGGCCCGCGTGAACTGGTCTCGGTCTTCCTGGGCGGCGGCACGCCCTCGCTGATGGACCCGGACTGGGCAGGTGAGATCGTGGCGCTCGCCAAGCGGCTCTGGACGCCCGCCGACGACATCGAGGTCACCCTCGAGGCCAATCCCACCGACGCCGAGGCCGACCGGTTCGCGGGCTTCGCGGCCGCGGGTGTGGACCGGCTGTCGCTCGGCCTGCAGTCTCTGCACGACGACGCGCTCAAGCTGCTTGGCCGCAACCACGATGCGGCCCAGGCGCTGCGCGCGGCCGAGGTCGCCGCCAGGACCTTCCCACGGCTGTCCCTGGACCTGATCTACGCCCGCCCCGGCCAGACCCCGCTCGCCTGGGCCGAGGAGCTCCAGGCGGCGATCAAGCTGGGCGCGGAGCACATCTCGCCCTACCAGCTGACCATCGAAACCGGCACCGCCTTCGACCGGGCGGTGCGGCGCGGGACCCTGGTCCCGCCGGGCGAGGACACCGCCGCGGATCTGTTCGAGACCACCCAGCAGGTCCTGGAAGCCGCGGGCTTCGAGGCCTATGAGGTCTCCAACCATGCGCGCGGGTCCGCCGCCCGCTCGCGCCACAACCTAGTCTACTGGACCGGCGCAGACTATGTGGGCGTGGGTCCTGGGGCCCATGGGCGCCTGACGCTGCAGGGCCGACGCGTCGCCACCTGCGCCCAGGCCAGGCCCGCCGACTACATCGCCGCCGTCGCCGCGGCCGGGACCGGCTTCGCCACCCGCGAGACCCTCGATCCGCGTCAGACCGCCGAGGAGCGGCTGCTGTCGGGCCTGCGGATCGGGCCGGGCGTGGCCTTCGCCGAGGTGGCGGCCCTGGGACTCTCGCCCGATCACCCCGAGGTGGCCTCCCTGGTCGCCGCCGGCCTGATCGCGGACGATAGCCTTCGCCTGCGGGCCACAGCCGCTGGCCGCCTGCTGCTGGACCACCTCACCGGCCGGCTGGCGAGCTGA